The following coding sequences are from one Peromyscus eremicus chromosome X, PerEre_H2_v1, whole genome shotgun sequence window:
- the LOC131898739 gene encoding melanoma-associated antigen B1-like, which yields MPYFPHFSLEKVFQDAFEIHRLAEEEEEMEEEKEEVEEEEEGEEEEEEEEEEEEEGEEVDEEEEEGEEEEEEEEEEEEEEEEEGWEATNNDTISSTSASLKIILPPSCPSSPSTLSSCPLFGGSPDETEGSVSWMLSISQSCQSSYSFTSCSNLDEESGSLDEERLTILKLTDGDAEWQKLKKQKVSQLVNLLILKYRMKERVEEVEMLRVVTEDYRKQFTVIFKEASKCLEMIFGIDIKENDPVSRSYVLTNTLNLTYDDSNRRLPRNGFLIIILGVIFIEGNCASEESVWEFLNVIGIYDGKEHFVYGEPREFLTRDLVQQNYLRYRQVPESYPPHYVFLWGPRAYSETTKMKVLEFLTKFTRRDPIYFSSLYSEALRDEVERA from the coding sequence ATGCCATACTTTCCACACTTCAGCCTTGAAAAAGTTTTCCAGGATGCTTTTGAAATACATAGATtagctgaggaggaggaagaaatggaagaggagaaggaagaagtggaagaggaggaggaaggggaagaggaggaggaagaagaggaagaggaggaggaagaaggggaagaagtggatgaggaggaagaagaaggggaagaggaggaagaagaggaagaggaggaggaagaggaagaggaggaggaaggatgggaggcTACTAACAATGACACCATCTCTTCCACATCTGcctctttaaaaatcattttgcccccctcctgcccttcctcaCCTTCCACTCTCTCGTCCTGTCCTCTGTTTGGGGGCAGTCCAGATGAGACAGAAGGGTCTGTTTCCTGGATGCTGAGTATTTCCCAGAGCTGCCAGAGCTCTTACTCCTTCACTTCATGTAGCAACTTAGATGAAGAATCTGGCAGCCTGGACGAAGAGAGGCTAACCATTTTGAAGCTGACAGATGGTGATGCTGAGTGGCAAAAACTCAAAAAGCAAAAGGTATCTCAACTGGTCAATCTCCTGATCCTCAAATATAGAATGAAAGAACGCGTTGAAGAAGTGGAAATGCTCAGAGTTGTCACAGAAGACTACAGGAAACAATTCACTGTCATCTTTAAGGAAGCTTCTAAGTGCTTGGAGATGATTTTTGGCATTGATATAAAGGAAAATGATCCTGTAAGCAGATCTTATGTTCTTACCAACACACTGAACCTCACATATGATGACAGCAACCGGAGATTGCCTAGAAATGGCTTCCTGATAATTATTCTGGGTGTGATATTCATAGAGGGAAACTGTGCCTCTGAAGAAAGTGTGTGGGAATTTCTGAATGTGATAGGAATATATGATGGGAAGGAGCACTTTGTTTATGGGGAGCCCAGGGAGTTCCTCACTAGAGATTTAGTGCAGCAAAATTATCTGAGATACAGGCAGGTGCCCGAGAGTTATCCTCCACATTATGTGTTCCTGTGGGGTCCAAGAGCCTACTCTGAAACCACCAAGATGAAAGTTCTAGAATTTTTGACCAAATTTACAAGGAGGGACCCAATTTATTTCTCATCCTTATATAGTGAGGCATTGAGAGATGAGGTAGAGAGGGCCTAG